A genomic stretch from Ursus arctos isolate Adak ecotype North America unplaced genomic scaffold, UrsArc2.0 scaffold_21, whole genome shotgun sequence includes:
- the NOPCHAP1 gene encoding NOP protein chaperone 1 isoform X2 yields the protein MEIRGEPQSGASCSSSPRDGSAVSVSKELLTAGSGGRGGIWDRLLIDPKRNCRKNSTLQTVRIERSPLLDQVQTFLPQMAQANEKLRKEMAAAPPGRFNIEDIDGALGKVIQMDVALFEMNQADSKEEDSSEESSQDSSEDSSESEGEDDSTSSEVTIDNIKLPHSQDGKGKIEVLDSPASKKKK from the exons ATGGAGATCCGCGGCGAACCCCAGTCCGGCGCGAGCTGTTCGTCGTCCCCCCGGGACGGCTCGGCTGTCTCGGTGTCCAAGGAGCTGCTGACAGCCGGGAGCGGCGGCCGCGGAG GTATATGGGACAGGTTACTCATCGACCCCAAGCGTAACTGCAGAAAAAATTCCACTCTTCAAACAGTTCGGATAGAGAGGAGTCCCT TATTGGACCAAGTACAGACCTTTCTGCCCCAGATGGCTCAGGCGAATGAAAAGCTAAGAAAAGAAATGGCAGCCGCACCACCTGGTCGTTTCAATATTGAAGATATTGATGGGGCTCTTGGAAAAGTTATACAAATG GACGTGGCCTTGTTTGAGATGAATCAAGCCGATTCCAAAGAAGAGGACAGTTCAGAAGAGAGTTCGCAAGACAGCTCGGAGGACAGCTCAGAATCTGAGGGGGAGGACGACAGCACCTCTTCTGAAGTCACCATAGATAACATTAAGCTTCCTCATTCGCAAGATGGAAAAGGCAAGATCGAGGTTTTGGACAGTCCTgccagtaaaaaaaagaaatag
- the NOPCHAP1 gene encoding NOP protein chaperone 1 isoform X1, producing the protein MEIRGEPQSGASCSSSPRDGSAVSVSKELLTAGSGGRGETHLSLMDFWSIKGAGIWDRLLIDPKRNCRKNSTLQTVRIERSPLLDQVQTFLPQMAQANEKLRKEMAAAPPGRFNIEDIDGALGKVIQMDVALFEMNQADSKEEDSSEESSQDSSEDSSESEGEDDSTSSEVTIDNIKLPHSQDGKGKIEVLDSPASKKKK; encoded by the exons ATGGAGATCCGCGGCGAACCCCAGTCCGGCGCGAGCTGTTCGTCGTCCCCCCGGGACGGCTCGGCTGTCTCGGTGTCCAAGGAGCTGCTGACAGCCGGGAGCGGCGGCCGCGGAG AAACTCATTTGTCACTGATGGATTTCTGGTCCATAAAGGGTGCAG GTATATGGGACAGGTTACTCATCGACCCCAAGCGTAACTGCAGAAAAAATTCCACTCTTCAAACAGTTCGGATAGAGAGGAGTCCCT TATTGGACCAAGTACAGACCTTTCTGCCCCAGATGGCTCAGGCGAATGAAAAGCTAAGAAAAGAAATGGCAGCCGCACCACCTGGTCGTTTCAATATTGAAGATATTGATGGGGCTCTTGGAAAAGTTATACAAATG GACGTGGCCTTGTTTGAGATGAATCAAGCCGATTCCAAAGAAGAGGACAGTTCAGAAGAGAGTTCGCAAGACAGCTCGGAGGACAGCTCAGAATCTGAGGGGGAGGACGACAGCACCTCTTCTGAAGTCACCATAGATAACATTAAGCTTCCTCATTCGCAAGATGGAAAAGGCAAGATCGAGGTTTTGGACAGTCCTgccagtaaaaaaaagaaatag